One window from the genome of Cryobacterium sp. GrIS_2_6 encodes:
- a CDS encoding ABC transporter permease — MSPSDPREPAATGPAVTGPDSTGPAASVPAASVPESTGHAAIATAVARPRGASGATLLGSELTVLFRRRRTWAMLAALAAIPVLIAIAVRLTSSPVTPGRGPAFLDRITQNGLFVAITALIVSIPLFLPLTVGVVAGDTVAGEANLGTLRYLLVAPAGRVRLLLVKYAGAAAFCIAATLTVAVSGALIGAALFPVGPVTLLSGDTIGVGESVLRSLLIAAYVTVSLLGLSAIGLFISTLTEVPVGAMAATIVLSVTAQVLDALPQLDWLHPWLFSHYWLDFADLLRQPIDWTSFGANALLQGGYILAFGALAYGRFVTKDILS; from the coding sequence ATGTCGCCCAGTGATCCCAGGGAACCGGCAGCGACCGGGCCGGCCGTGACCGGGCCCGACTCGACCGGGCCGGCCGCATCGGTGCCGGCCGCATCAGTGCCGGAGTCGACCGGGCACGCGGCGATCGCGACCGCCGTCGCCAGGCCGCGTGGGGCCTCCGGTGCCACGCTCCTCGGCTCAGAACTCACCGTGCTCTTCCGCCGCCGCCGCACCTGGGCGATGCTCGCGGCGCTCGCCGCGATCCCGGTGCTCATCGCCATCGCCGTCCGGCTGACATCCAGCCCCGTCACGCCGGGACGCGGCCCGGCCTTCCTCGACCGGATCACCCAGAATGGTCTCTTCGTCGCGATCACCGCCCTGATCGTGTCGATCCCGCTGTTCCTGCCGCTGACCGTCGGGGTGGTCGCCGGCGACACCGTGGCGGGCGAGGCGAACCTCGGCACCCTGCGCTACCTGCTCGTCGCCCCGGCAGGGCGGGTACGCCTGTTGCTCGTCAAGTACGCCGGCGCCGCGGCCTTCTGCATAGCAGCGACCCTGACCGTCGCGGTCTCCGGCGCACTGATCGGCGCGGCCCTGTTCCCGGTCGGCCCGGTCACCCTGCTCTCCGGCGACACCATCGGGGTCGGCGAGTCCGTACTTCGGTCGCTGCTCATCGCGGCATACGTCACGGTGTCCCTGCTCGGCCTTTCGGCGATCGGGCTGTTCATCTCGACCCTGACAGAGGTGCCCGTCGGGGCCATGGCCGCGACGATCGTGCTCTCGGTGACCGCCCAGGTGCTCGACGCGCTCCCGCAACTGGACTGGCTGCATCCATGGCTGTTCAGCCACTACTGGCTCGACTTCGCCGACCTGTTGCGGCAGCCGATCGACTGGACGTCGTTCGGGGCCAATGCGCTGCTTCAGGGCGGCTACATCCTCGCGTTCGGGGCACTCGCCTACGGCCGATTCGTGACCAAGGACATCCTCTCGTGA
- a CDS encoding gluconate:H+ symporter encodes MNLALAVQTATQSAVQLVVHAADPIKPASGDAQLIIAAVVGIAVIITLITWLRVHPFLALAIGAVGVGVGAGLAPSAAVTSFSTGFGSTMASVGILVGFGAMFGKLLADSGGADRIVDSLVSRSTTRTLPWVMALIGGLIGLPMFFEVGLVLLIPVIILVARRSGLSLIRIAIPALAGLSVMHGLVPPHPGPLVAVTTLGANLGLTLAIGVLIAIPTVIIAGPVFSKFAARWVDVPVPALFLTTADTGEVTHSKRPSFFVTLCGILLPVVLMLARSIADALAPGSTAPLNAALDFLGTPMIALGLAVIYAMIFFARGGGMTRTAVSTSLSASLPPIAGILLIVGAGGGFKQVLIDTGIGTVIANAVAGSSVSILLLAWFVAALIRVATGSATVATVTAAGILAPVAATLGATDVSLMVLAIGAGSLFLSHVNDAGFWLVKEYLGTTVGQTLKTWTIMECLISVTGLAGVLLLNIVI; translated from the coding sequence ATGAATCTCGCCCTTGCGGTTCAGACGGCCACACAGTCGGCGGTCCAGTTGGTCGTGCACGCGGCCGACCCGATCAAACCGGCCAGCGGTGACGCCCAGCTGATCATCGCGGCCGTCGTCGGCATCGCCGTCATCATCACCCTCATCACCTGGCTGCGCGTGCACCCGTTCCTCGCCCTCGCGATCGGCGCCGTCGGCGTCGGCGTCGGCGCGGGACTCGCCCCGAGCGCAGCCGTGACGAGCTTCAGCACCGGCTTCGGCTCGACGATGGCGAGCGTCGGCATCCTCGTCGGCTTCGGCGCCATGTTCGGAAAGCTGCTCGCCGACTCCGGCGGAGCCGACCGGATCGTCGACTCCCTCGTGAGCCGGTCGACGACCCGCACCCTGCCCTGGGTGATGGCGCTCATCGGCGGCCTGATCGGCCTGCCGATGTTCTTCGAGGTCGGCCTCGTGCTCCTGATCCCCGTGATCATCCTCGTCGCCCGCCGCAGCGGCCTCTCCCTGATCCGTATCGCGATCCCGGCCCTCGCCGGCCTCTCGGTCATGCACGGCCTTGTGCCGCCGCACCCCGGCCCCCTCGTCGCCGTGACGACCCTGGGCGCCAACCTCGGCCTGACCCTCGCGATCGGCGTGCTCATCGCCATCCCGACCGTCATCATCGCCGGCCCGGTCTTCAGCAAGTTCGCGGCCCGCTGGGTCGACGTGCCCGTACCCGCACTGTTCCTCACCACAGCCGACACCGGTGAAGTGACCCACAGCAAGCGCCCGAGCTTCTTCGTGACCCTGTGCGGCATCCTGCTGCCCGTCGTGCTGATGCTCGCCCGCTCGATCGCCGACGCCCTCGCGCCGGGGTCGACCGCGCCGCTGAACGCTGCGCTCGACTTCCTCGGCACCCCGATGATCGCCCTCGGCCTCGCCGTGATCTACGCCATGATCTTCTTCGCCCGTGGCGGCGGCATGACCCGTACCGCAGTCTCCACATCGCTCTCAGCCTCCCTGCCCCCGATCGCCGGGATCCTGCTCATCGTCGGCGCGGGCGGCGGCTTCAAGCAGGTCCTGATCGACACCGGGATCGGAACCGTCATCGCGAACGCCGTCGCCGGCAGCAGCGTCTCGATTCTGCTCCTGGCCTGGTTCGTCGCTGCGCTCATCCGCGTCGCTACGGGTTCTGCCACGGTTGCAACGGTGACCGCCGCCGGTATCCTCGCCCCGGTCGCAGCGACCCTCGGCGCAACGGATGTCTCGCTGATGGTTCTCGCCATCGGAGCCGGTTCGCTGTTCCTCTCGCACGTCAACGACGCCGGATTCTGGCTCGTGAAGGAATACCTGGGCACCACCGTCGGGCAGACCCTGAAGACCTGGACGATCATGGAGTGCCTCATCTCCGTCACGGGCCTCGCCGGCGTGCTCCTGCTGAACATCGTGATCTAG
- a CDS encoding FCD domain-containing protein, with the protein MQSGTVTDSQRVGGLHARVVNAVGQSIVDARYAPGDILNLDELSETFAVSRSVLREAMRVLQSLGMIEPRQRVGTQVLPRTSWELMNPQIIVWRGRGSEYFTQMREMLEMRLGIEPVAARLSAHAMTDEQLAAVKAAANAMVIADRDGDGRGFLEADIDFHTLILRGSGNAVMGHFASTVAALLRTREEEKRFTITSYTPPSAHRHHELAHALAVRDGEAAFRWSFATIEATLAEFMAESPRQA; encoded by the coding sequence ATGCAGAGCGGCACCGTCACGGATTCCCAGCGTGTGGGTGGCCTGCACGCGCGGGTGGTCAATGCCGTCGGCCAGTCGATCGTGGATGCGCGCTACGCACCCGGCGACATCCTGAACCTCGACGAACTCAGTGAGACCTTTGCGGTCTCCCGGTCGGTGCTGCGTGAGGCGATGCGGGTTCTGCAGTCACTGGGAATGATCGAGCCGCGGCAGCGGGTCGGAACGCAGGTGCTGCCCCGCACCTCTTGGGAACTGATGAACCCGCAGATCATCGTCTGGCGTGGCCGCGGGTCCGAGTACTTCACCCAGATGCGCGAGATGCTTGAAATGCGCCTCGGAATCGAGCCCGTCGCCGCCCGGCTCAGCGCGCATGCCATGACGGACGAGCAACTCGCGGCGGTCAAGGCGGCCGCGAACGCAATGGTCATCGCCGACCGCGACGGTGACGGTCGCGGCTTCCTCGAGGCCGACATCGACTTCCACACCCTGATCCTGCGCGGCTCCGGAAATGCCGTGATGGGGCACTTCGCGAGCACTGTTGCCGCACTGCTCCGTACCCGCGAAGAGGAAAAACGGTTCACGATCACCTCGTACACGCCGCCGTCGGCGCACCGCCACCACGAGCTCGCGCACGCGCTCGCCGTGCGCGACGGGGAGGCCGCCTTCCGCTGGTCGTTCGCCACGATCGAGGCGACACTCGCCGAGTTCATGGCGGAGTCTCCCCGTCAGGCCTGA
- a CDS encoding DUF2269 family protein: protein MHILINVLHIVAAVFIVGPMAILPMTAMRSIRAGQAGPVATLAKSVNIFTLLSIVVAIFGFGALGLKEADDAWTFGSTWVWLSLVLYVIALAINLFLVVPALKAAAESLATDAAGAKAAGYPRIAAGSGVASLLLVAIVVLMVWKP from the coding sequence ATGCATATTCTGATCAACGTCCTGCACATCGTCGCCGCCGTTTTCATCGTCGGGCCGATGGCCATCCTCCCGATGACCGCAATGCGCTCCATCCGGGCGGGGCAGGCTGGTCCCGTTGCGACCCTCGCGAAGTCGGTCAACATCTTCACGTTGCTTTCGATCGTGGTCGCGATCTTCGGTTTCGGGGCGCTCGGCCTCAAGGAGGCCGATGACGCCTGGACCTTCGGATCGACCTGGGTGTGGCTGTCCCTCGTGCTCTACGTGATCGCGCTGGCAATCAACCTGTTCCTCGTCGTGCCGGCGCTCAAGGCCGCAGCAGAGTCTCTCGCGACGGATGCCGCCGGCGCCAAGGCCGCCGGCTACCCGCGGATCGCCGCCGGCTCCGGTGTCGCAAGCCTGCTGCTCGTGGCGATCGTCGTGCTGATGGTCTGGAAGCCGTAG
- a CDS encoding aminotransferase class V-fold PLP-dependent enzyme, which translates to MHIFLPDDPGADGDGVVKRTGLFGRGAAPAAPTASAAAGRLGDFGYLEPREVYLDAACQSLRPQPVIDALNEYYTSYNACGGRVKYAWGKRVDEEVAATRTAVLARIGLSARSHAVSFTLNTTYGINLLLQQLPQGRFGRVVTSHAEHNSVFLPTMTVAKRLGLPRLVLDRAPDGALVYDPAQLERAVVVVNAASNIDGSTLTNLADLVRDTHARGGIVILDAAQAMAHEHTLLRGTDADAICFSAHKMYGASLGVVVTRIELLRSLEIGFVGGGMVTDVRTDSFDLVTDDLGALLEPGLQAWGEIIALGRALDWLGHVRPGGLAPHEHIESLSGRLFDGLSAIPGLVVLNHAASPVISVYAPKQDSHRLAVFLSQQQIMVRSGYFCAHHELKEQLGLPPLLRFSLGLHSTSADIDRAHDALARLLKGLS; encoded by the coding sequence GTGCACATCTTCCTGCCCGACGATCCTGGAGCGGACGGGGACGGCGTCGTGAAACGCACCGGACTCTTCGGCAGGGGCGCGGCCCCTGCCGCTCCGACCGCATCCGCTGCGGCGGGCCGTCTCGGCGACTTCGGCTACCTCGAGCCTCGAGAGGTCTACCTCGACGCGGCCTGCCAGAGCCTGCGCCCGCAGCCGGTGATCGACGCCCTGAACGAGTACTACACCAGCTACAACGCCTGCGGCGGCCGGGTCAAGTACGCGTGGGGCAAGCGGGTCGACGAGGAAGTCGCGGCAACGCGGACCGCCGTACTCGCCAGGATCGGCCTCTCGGCGCGCAGCCATGCGGTCTCGTTCACCCTCAACACGACCTACGGCATCAACCTGCTGCTCCAACAGCTCCCCCAGGGCCGCTTCGGCCGGGTCGTGACGAGCCACGCCGAACACAACTCGGTCTTCCTTCCGACGATGACCGTCGCGAAACGGCTCGGCCTGCCGAGGCTCGTGCTCGACAGGGCCCCCGACGGCGCCCTCGTTTACGACCCCGCGCAGCTCGAACGCGCCGTCGTCGTCGTGAACGCCGCCTCGAACATCGACGGCAGCACCCTGACGAACCTCGCGGACCTCGTCCGCGACACCCACGCCCGCGGCGGCATCGTCATCCTCGACGCCGCCCAGGCGATGGCCCACGAGCACACGCTGCTCCGGGGGACCGACGCCGACGCCATCTGCTTCTCGGCGCACAAGATGTACGGGGCGAGCCTCGGCGTCGTCGTGACACGGATCGAGCTGCTGCGCTCCCTCGAGATCGGATTCGTCGGCGGCGGCATGGTGACGGATGTCCGCACAGACTCCTTCGACCTCGTCACGGACGACCTTGGTGCACTCCTCGAACCAGGCCTGCAGGCCTGGGGCGAGATCATCGCGCTCGGCCGCGCGCTCGACTGGCTCGGACACGTCCGCCCTGGCGGTCTGGCACCGCACGAACACATCGAGAGCCTCTCCGGCCGCCTGTTCGACGGCCTCAGCGCGATCCCCGGCCTCGTCGTGCTCAATCACGCCGCGAGCCCGGTCATCAGCGTCTACGCCCCGAAGCAGGATTCGCACCGACTCGCGGTGTTCCTCTCCCAGCAGCAGATCATGGTGCGCAGCGGCTACTTCTGCGCCCACCACGAGCTCAAGGAACAGCTCGGGCTTCCCCCGCTCCTGCGCTTCTCCCTCGGACTCCATTCCACTTCGGCGGACATCGACCGCGCACACGACGCCCTCGCCCGCCTCCTGAAAGGCCTTTCCTAA
- a CDS encoding gluconokinase yields MTGTEQLFENQQPVLVIMGVSGSGKSTVAGLLAGQLGWDLEEGDDLHPQENIDKMSAGHPLDDDDRAPWLETISSWIIEHTMAGVPGIITCSALKRKYRDVLREHNVIFVHLTLPTELILRRLATRQDHYMPVSLLDSQVATLEAPGDDERAITIDAGRAPAAEAAEIVRRLGLTPRPGSSSLGAPDPGQSSVHPVAAVARKARP; encoded by the coding sequence GTGACCGGCACAGAACAGCTCTTCGAGAACCAGCAGCCCGTTCTTGTCATCATGGGCGTCTCCGGCTCCGGAAAGTCCACCGTCGCCGGGCTCCTCGCCGGCCAGCTCGGCTGGGACCTGGAGGAGGGCGACGACCTGCACCCGCAGGAGAACATCGACAAGATGTCGGCCGGGCATCCGCTCGACGACGACGACCGTGCTCCCTGGCTCGAGACGATCTCCTCCTGGATCATCGAGCACACCATGGCCGGCGTGCCCGGGATCATCACGTGCTCCGCGCTCAAGCGCAAGTACCGCGACGTGCTTCGCGAGCACAACGTGATCTTCGTGCACCTGACCCTGCCGACGGAGCTGATCCTGCGACGCCTCGCCACCCGGCAGGACCACTACATGCCGGTGTCGCTTCTCGACTCCCAGGTCGCGACCCTCGAGGCGCCCGGCGACGACGAACGCGCCATCACGATCGATGCGGGGCGTGCGCCTGCCGCGGAAGCCGCGGAGATCGTGCGACGCCTCGGCCTGACCCCGCGTCCCGGATCATCGAGTCTCGGCGCTCCCGACCCAGGGCAGTCGTCCGTGCACCCGGTCGCCGCGGTGGCCCGGAAGGCCAGGCCCTGA